One region of Strigops habroptila isolate Jane chromosome 11, bStrHab1.2.pri, whole genome shotgun sequence genomic DNA includes:
- the SNAP29 gene encoding synaptosomal-associated protein 29, translating into MSGLPRSYNPFAEEEEEEEAAVSPWSASGGGGEAEGAARQRYLQQEVLRRSAATADSTTRSLSLLYESERIGVAASEELVRQGEALKRTEQMVDKMDQDLKTSQRHINSIKSVWGGLVNYFKAKPPESKPEQNGMPEYYANSRLKEAMMSSKEQESKYQESHPNLRKLDIDNDFSKADLVSSAPRDSYPKNQHLRAYHQKIDNNLDEMSSGLSRLKNLALGLQTEIDEQDDMLDRLTKKVETLDVNIKSTDKKVRQL; encoded by the exons ATGTCGGGCCTCCCGAGGAGCTACAACCCCTTCGccgaggaggaagaggaggaggaggcggcggtgTCGCCGTGGTCggcgagcggcggcggcggggaggcggAGGGCGCCGCGCGGCAGCGGtacctgcagcaggaggtgctgcGTCGCTCCGCCGCCACCGCCGACAGCACCACCCGCTCCCTCTCGTTGCTGTACGAGTCCGAGCGCATCGGCGTGGCCGCCTCCGAG GAGCTTGTACGACAAGGGGAGGCACTGAAGCGCACAGAGCAGATGGTAGATAAAATGGACCAGGACTTGAAGACTAGTCAAAGGCACATAAATAGCATTAAGAGTGTTTGGGGGGGCTTGGTGAACTACTTCAAAGCCAAACCTCCGGAGAGCAAGCCGGAGCAGAATGGAATGCCTGAATATTATGCTAACAGTAG GTTAAAAGAAGCCATGATGTCTAGTAAAGAGCAAGAGTCAAAATACCAGGAAAGTCATCCAAATTTAAGGAAGCTAGATATAG ACAATGATTTCAGCAAAGCAGATTTAGTTTCCTCAGCACCAAGGGATTCCTATCCAAAGAACCAACACCTGCGAGCTTACCACCAGAAAATTGATAACAACTTAG ATGAGATGTCTTCTGGGTTGAGTCGTCTGAAAAACCTAGCTCTTGGGCTGCAGACAGAAATAGATGAGCAAGATGATATGCTGGATCGGCTAACAAAAAAAGTAGAGACACTGGATGTCAATATTAAAAGCACTGATAAGAAAGTCCGACAActttaa